The following coding sequences lie in one Rutidosis leptorrhynchoides isolate AG116_Rl617_1_P2 chromosome 6, CSIRO_AGI_Rlap_v1, whole genome shotgun sequence genomic window:
- the LOC139852723 gene encoding dihydroceramide fatty acyl 2-hydroxylase FAH1-like, whose amino-acid sequence MVAQEFTVDLDKPLVFQVGHLGEAYQEWVHQPIVSKEGPRFFASDFWEFLTKNEWYVIPTIWLPVVSWYTHKAFKMGLSLPQIAMTLIMGIIIWSLMEYSLHRFLFHIKTKSYWGNTAHYLLHGCHHKHPQDGLRLVFPPTATAILLVPFWNLIKLVSTPAVAPAIFAGVLLGYVMYDVTHYYLHHSQPKSEVPRILKKYHLNHHFRIQNKGFGITSSVWDRVFGTLPQTKSVEKERKQ is encoded by the exons ATGGTAGCACAAGAATTTACAGTGGATTTAGATAAGCCTCTTGTCTTTCAG GTTGGCCATCTTGGAGAAGCTTATCAAGAATGGGTTCACCAACCCATTGTTAGCAAGGAAGGTCCTCGGTTTTTTGCAAGTGACTTTTGGGAG TTTCTTACCAAAAACGAATGGTACGTAATTCCAACCATTTGGCTCCCTGTTGTGAGTTGGTACACACACAAGGCATTCAAGATGGGCCTTTCACTTCCTCAAATAGCAATGACACTTATTATGGGGATTATTATTTGGTCACTCATGGAATACTCTCTGCATCGTTTTCTATTTCACATTAAAACAAAGAGCTATTG GGGAAACACCGCTCATTATCTTCTTCACGGTTGTCATCATAAACATCCTCAGGATGGGTTACGACTTGTTTTTCCTCCTACCGCAACAGCTATTCTTTTGGTGCCC TTCTGGAACCTCATAAAGTTGGTATCAACACCTGCTGTGGCTCCTGCTATATTTGCTGGTGTTCTGCTGGGTTACGTGATGTATGATGTCACCCATTACTATCTGCACCATAGTCAACCGAAAAGTGAAGTCCCCCGAATTCTCAAG aaatACCATTTAAATCATCATTTTCGAATCCAAAACAAAGGGTTTGGCATAACATCGTCTGTTTGGGACAGGGTGTTTGGAACATTGCCTCAAACGAAATCAGTTGAGAAAGAAAGGAAGCAGTGA
- the LOC139855924 gene encoding uncharacterized protein, with the protein MLKFLSKVKIEFNALDPRTAACMEFLAQCNARTAKESNPSCQLLVKRRTDSFPPQISVTFVNGVEEVFDATATPAQTIRKMILEKGIQLETEQMFREAGEKWPVIIPAEELTQSFPGTKPRKAEEKKQ; encoded by the exons ATGTTGAAGTTTCTATCAAAAGTGAAGATCGAATTTAACGCCCTAGACCCGCGCACTGCTGCCTGTATGGAATTTTTAGCTCAATGCAATGCTCGAACCGCCAAGGAATCAAACCCTTCGTGTCAATTATTAGTCAAACGCCGCACCGATAGCTTTCCACCGCAGATCTCCGTCACGTTCGTGAACGGCGTCGAAGAGGTTTTTGACGCCACCGCTACACCGGCACAAACCATCCGGAAAATGATTCTGGAAAAAGGAATACAGCTGGAAACGGAGCAAATGTTTCGCGAAGCCGGCGAGAAATGGCCGGTGATTATTCCGGCGGAGGAGCTAACGCAGTCGTTCCCCGGAACTAAG CCAAGGAAAGCAGAAGAAAAGAAGCAATAG